One window of Chamaesiphon minutus PCC 6605 genomic DNA carries:
- a CDS encoding AAC(3)-I family aminoglycoside N-acetyltransferase, translating to MNSTIQQLMPADIALMSALLTTFGEAFDEVETYSGRRPSEDYLRQLLKSDYFIAIAALKAGEVVGGLTAYELKKFEQERSEIYIYDLAVAAAHRREGIATALIQKLKEVAAERGAYVIFVQADLDDDPAIELYTKLGIREDVLHFDIAVNRGNHIA from the coding sequence ATGAACTCAACCATTCAACAGCTTATGCCAGCGGACATTGCATTAATGTCGGCTCTTTTGACAACCTTTGGTGAGGCGTTCGATGAGGTGGAAACCTATAGCGGTCGTCGTCCTAGCGAGGACTACCTGCGTCAACTGCTCAAAAGCGACTACTTTATTGCGATCGCGGCATTGAAAGCAGGTGAGGTCGTTGGTGGACTCACAGCCTACGAGCTGAAAAAGTTCGAGCAGGAGCGCAGTGAGATTTACATCTACGATTTGGCAGTTGCCGCAGCACACCGACGGGAGGGCATTGCAACGGCATTAATTCAGAAGCTGAAGGAAGTAGCAGCAGAACGTGGAGCTTATGTTATTTTCGTCCAGGCAGATCTCGATGACGATCCAGCCATCGAACTTTATACCAAGCTGGGAATTCGCGAAGACGTGTTGCACTTTGACATTGCAGTCAATCGTGGTAATCACATTGCATAA
- a CDS encoding AAA family ATPase: MASGKTTLSKKLASDRNAILISEDIWLSKLYPKEISNFDDYLRYSSRLKPIVSQHVQDILGQGISVIRDFPGNVSSRRQWFRSIFEASKVNHMLHYIVAPDSLCKAQLRKRNAEQPEGSMIMSEAEFDYITGYFQPPTDEEDFNITRYESS; encoded by the coding sequence ATGGCATCAGGTAAGACAACGTTGTCAAAAAAACTGGCCTCAGATCGTAATGCTATTCTTATCAGCGAAGATATCTGGTTGTCGAAGTTATACCCAAAAGAGATTAGTAATTTTGATGATTATTTGAGATATTCGTCACGCTTAAAGCCTATAGTTTCACAGCATGTACAAGATATCCTTGGACAGGGTATATCTGTTATTCGAGATTTTCCAGGCAATGTTTCTTCTCGGCGACAGTGGTTTCGCTCAATATTTGAAGCAAGCAAGGTCAATCATATGCTTCATTACATTGTTGCGCCTGACTCACTATGCAAAGCGCAATTGCGTAAACGAAACGCTGAACAGCCGGAAGGTTCAATGATTATGTCTGAGGCAGAATTTGACTATATCACTGGATATTTTCAACCACCAACCGATGAAGAAGACTTTAACATTACTAGATATGAATCTAGTTAA
- a CDS encoding GNAT family N-acetyltransferase, which translates to MEIVTKRFLLRDFIDSDRVPFLEYQADPRNLTFYTPAESSPDRSAYLFELFQAWASENPRRNYQLAIVPQQAPQTLLGCCGLRELSGKSGEMELGIELAPNYWGRYGYAIEVGRSLLDYGFRELNLAAISGSTISANVRVERLAAWFGAEVVAIDPGSAWMSARGWSEVTWRISRARWESRVAV; encoded by the coding sequence ATGGAAATTGTCACCAAGAGATTTTTATTGCGGGACTTTATCGACTCAGATCGCGTTCCATTTTTGGAGTACCAAGCCGATCCGCGCAACCTAACCTTTTATACTCCAGCCGAGTCTAGCCCAGATCGATCGGCATATTTATTCGAGCTATTTCAGGCTTGGGCTAGCGAAAATCCCCGTCGCAATTATCAACTGGCAATCGTCCCACAGCAAGCACCTCAGACACTACTGGGCTGCTGCGGCTTGCGGGAATTATCAGGTAAATCTGGAGAGATGGAACTAGGAATCGAACTCGCACCGAACTATTGGGGACGTTATGGTTATGCAATTGAAGTCGGACGTTCGCTGCTCGATTATGGGTTTAGGGAACTCAATCTAGCTGCGATCTCTGGCTCGACTATTAGCGCGAACGTGCGCGTCGAAAGGTTGGCAGCGTGGTTCGGGGCAGAGGTGGTGGCGATCGATCCAGGCTCGGCGTGGATGTCAGCCAGAGGGTGGAGTGAGGTGACTTGGCGGATATCGAGAGCGCGATGGGAGAGTCGTGTGGCTGTCTGA